The sequence TCGAGGACATCGTCGAGCCCAACGCGCTGCTGGGGTCGAACACCTCCACGCTGCCGATCACCGGTCTGGCGACCGGTGTGAAGCGCCAGGAGGACTTCATCGGGATCCACTTCTTCTCGCCGGTCGACAAGATGCCGCTGGTGGAGATCATCAAGGGCGAGAAGACCTCCGACGAGGCGCTGGCCCGGGTGTTCGACTACGTGCTGGCCATCAAGAAGACCCCGATCGTGGTCAACGACAGCCGCGGCTTCTACACCTCCCGGGTCATCGGCACCTTCGTCAACGAGGCGCTGATGATGCTGGGCGAGGGTGTGGAACCGGCCAGCATCGAGCAGGCCGGTCTGCAGGCCGGCTACCCGGCGGCTCCGCTGCAGCTCTGCGACGAGCTCAACCTGGAGCTGATGCAGAAGATCGCCACCGCCACCCGCGAGGGTGTCGAGGCGGCCGGCGGCACGCTGCCGAAGCAGCGGAACGAAGAGGTCGTCGACAAGATGATCGAGCTCGGTCGCCCGTCGCGTCTGAAGGGCGCGGGCTTCTACGAGTACGTCGACGGCAAGCGCACCGGCCTGTGGCCGGGCCTGCGTGAGACGTTCAAGTCCGGCAGCTCCACCCCGCCGCTGCAGGACATGATCGACCGGATGCTGTTCGCCGAGGTGCTGGAAACCCAGAAGTGCTTCGACGAGGGCGTGCTGACCTCGACCGCCGACGCCAACATCGGCGCGATCATGGGCATCGGGTTCCCGCCGTGGACCGGCGGCACCGCGCAGTTCATCACCGGCTACCCGGGCGGCAAGGCCGCCTTCGTGGCGCGGTCCAAGGAACTGGCCGCCAAGTACGGCGACCGGTTCAACCCGCCGCAGTCGCTGCTGTAGTTAGGTGTAGACGTGGAATCCCCCGAAGCCTCGTGGTTTCGGGGGATTCTGCGTTTCCTCGACCGCCAGGTGAGCGTCGGGGCACTGATCGAGGCGGCGCTGTGGTTCGGCCTTGCCTACGTGATCGCCGGAGTGGTGTGGCTGTTCCTGCACCCCGACGGTGTCGAACGCCTCCAAGCTCAGGCCGAGCGGCAGTACGGCATACCCCCGGCGAGTGTCTACGAGGTGGCGACGGTGACCTCGGTGGCGCTGTGGCCGGTGATGCTGCTGCTGCCCGCCGACGTTTGCGTGCGCTGAGGCGCGCGGTCAGGCCTAGACCGCCCCCAGGTCCGCTGAAAGCCAGTGCTGGGGACGCAGGTAGATGACTACCTGTTCGCCCAGTTCGGCCAGCGCGAACTGGAGGAACTTCTCGGCCCGTTCGGGGGGTAGGTAACGGTGGGCCAGCTCGGCGTGGAGGTCTTCGGTGCCGGGCTCGATGCGGCTGACGGTGCCGTCCACGGCGACGTAACGCAGCGTCGGCTCCGTGCGCTCCACCATCAGTGAGAAGCTCCCGGCCGCCTCGATGAGCTTCGCTTTGCGCGACCCG is a genomic window of Mycolicibacter heraklionensis containing:
- a CDS encoding pyridoxamine 5'-phosphate oxidase family protein; the protein is MALSKDEREQFLAEPHIAALSVNAGPGRGPLTVPIWYQYAPGGEPWVLTGAGSRKAKLIEAAGSFSLMVERTEPTLRYVAVDGTVSRIEPGTEDLHAELAHRYLPPERAEKFLQFALAELGEQVVIYLRPQHWLSADLGAV